One window of the Allosaccharopolyspora coralli genome contains the following:
- a CDS encoding NADP-dependent oxidoreductase, with protein MKAVALTEYGASDVLSLQELPDPLVGPDRVLVDVRAAGVNPVDYKIRGGYLRGAFPHHTPLIPGWDVSGVVTAVGPAVTRFEVGDEVVGYVREDHVQNGTYAERVSAPERTLAPKPSSLSFEQGSALPLAGLTALQLLRAVGVGDGDTVLVHAAAGGVGHFAVQIAQKLGASKVIGTASERNHEFLGELGAEPVTYGDGLRGRVGALVGGDGKVDAAVDFIGGQALTESPGLVRDPARHGSVVDAATVLDQGGRYVFVRPDFDDLTWLGELVDSGALRVEVARTFPLAEAAEAQRLLEEGHVRGKIALTTR; from the coding sequence ATGAAGGCTGTTGCGCTCACCGAGTACGGTGCCTCCGACGTGTTGTCGTTGCAAGAACTTCCCGACCCGCTGGTCGGCCCGGACCGCGTCCTCGTCGACGTGCGCGCCGCCGGCGTGAACCCGGTGGATTACAAGATCCGGGGAGGCTATCTGCGCGGAGCGTTTCCGCACCACACGCCGTTGATTCCGGGTTGGGACGTCTCCGGGGTGGTCACGGCTGTCGGACCGGCGGTGACCCGCTTCGAGGTCGGAGACGAGGTCGTCGGGTACGTGCGCGAGGACCATGTGCAGAACGGGACTTATGCCGAGAGGGTGAGCGCGCCGGAGCGGACGTTGGCGCCGAAGCCCTCGTCGCTGAGTTTCGAGCAGGGGTCGGCGCTGCCGCTCGCCGGGTTGACCGCACTGCAGCTGCTACGTGCCGTCGGGGTCGGTGACGGTGACACGGTGCTGGTGCACGCCGCGGCAGGCGGCGTCGGACATTTCGCCGTCCAGATCGCGCAGAAGCTCGGGGCATCGAAGGTCATCGGCACGGCTTCCGAACGCAACCACGAGTTTCTGGGCGAGCTGGGTGCCGAACCGGTCACCTACGGCGACGGGCTGCGTGGACGCGTCGGAGCGTTGGTCGGGGGTGACGGCAAGGTCGACGCTGCAGTCGACTTCATCGGCGGTCAGGCACTGACGGAATCCCCGGGCCTGGTCCGTGATCCGGCCCGACACGGGTCTGTGGTGGATGCCGCCACGGTGCTCGACCAGGGCGGCCGGTACGTCTTCGTCCGTCCCGACTTCGATGACCTCACGTGGCTCGGCGAGCTCGTGGACTCCGGCGCACTGCGCGTCGAGGTCGCCCGCACGTTCCCGCTCGCCGAGGCGGCCGAGGCGCAGCGACTCCTCGAAGAAGGCCACGTCCGAGGCAAGATCGCCCTCACCACCCGGTGA
- a CDS encoding aminoglycoside N(3)-acetyltransferase: MVLMVHSSLSSLGHVRGGAATVVRSLRGAVGPAGTVVVPTLTPHVADPAPECVGVPSATVQAQRASVPLFQQDTPSSTGAIAEAVRLLACAERSGHPQASVAAVGAHAAEITREQSLAYAIGRDSPFGKMHELGAHVLLMGVGHNRNTFLHYVESLLPRPRLKVRRFPWSAGDERVWVETEDVADDNDTHFPVLGEEFERWDGVQPVRVGNALCRVVSAQALVRFATARLDELLCGSGTVRGRAG; the protein is encoded by the coding sequence ATGGTCTTGATGGTGCACTCGTCGCTGTCGAGCCTGGGGCATGTCCGTGGCGGAGCTGCGACGGTGGTGCGGAGTTTGCGCGGAGCGGTCGGGCCTGCTGGCACGGTTGTCGTCCCTACGTTGACGCCACACGTTGCCGACCCCGCTCCTGAATGTGTCGGCGTACCGTCCGCGACGGTACAGGCGCAGAGAGCCAGTGTGCCGCTGTTTCAGCAGGACACTCCCAGTAGCACTGGTGCGATCGCGGAAGCTGTCCGGCTGCTTGCCTGTGCTGAGCGCAGCGGTCATCCGCAGGCGTCCGTCGCCGCGGTGGGTGCGCACGCGGCCGAGATCACGCGCGAGCAGAGCTTGGCATACGCGATCGGACGCGATTCGCCCTTCGGGAAGATGCACGAGCTTGGGGCTCACGTCCTGCTGATGGGTGTTGGGCACAATCGCAACACCTTCTTGCATTACGTGGAATCGCTGCTCCCACGGCCCCGGTTGAAGGTGCGGCGCTTCCCGTGGTCGGCGGGGGACGAACGCGTGTGGGTCGAGACGGAGGACGTTGCCGACGACAACGACACGCATTTCCCGGTCCTCGGGGAAGAGTTCGAGCGATGGGACGGAGTGCAGCCCGTGCGGGTGGGGAACGCGCTGTGCCGTGTGGTGTCGGCGCAGGCACTGGTCCGGTTCGCCACGGCGCGACTCGATGAGCTGCTGTGCGGAAGCGGCACGGTCAGAGGGCGCGCGGGTTGA
- the glnA gene encoding type I glutamate--ammonia ligase, which yields MFTNPDEVLNFIAEEDVRFVDVRFCDLPGVMQHFTVPASAFDHDTFTEGLAFDGSSVRGFQSIHESDMLLLPDPYTARVDPYRAEKTLILNFFVHDPFTLEPYSRDPRNIARKAEQYLSESGIADKALFGSEAEFYVFDSVRFDEGPNKSFAEVDSVEGWWNTGREEEGGNLGYKTRMKGGYFPVSPYDHFADLRDKMAVQMQESGFTVERAHHEVGTGGQAEINYKFNTMLHAADDLQLFKYIVKNTAWENGKTATFMPKPLFGDNGSGMHTHMSLWNDGEPLFHDEAGYANLSDMARHYIGGILHHAPSLLAFTNPTVNSYHRLVPGFEAPVNLVYSQRNRSACMRIPITGTNPKAKRVEFRCPDPSGNPYLAFAAMLMAGLDGVKNKIEPPEPIDKDLYELPPEEATGVAQVPSSLAEVIDRLEEDHDYLLEGGVFTEDLIQEWIQLKRTDEIDPIRLRPHPHEFALYFDV from the coding sequence GTGTTCACAAATCCAGACGAGGTCCTGAACTTCATCGCCGAGGAAGACGTGCGGTTCGTTGACGTCCGCTTCTGCGACCTGCCGGGCGTCATGCAGCACTTCACGGTGCCTGCGTCGGCTTTCGACCACGACACCTTCACCGAGGGGCTCGCGTTCGACGGCTCGTCGGTCCGCGGGTTCCAGTCGATCCACGAGTCGGACATGCTGCTGCTGCCGGACCCGTACACGGCGCGCGTCGACCCGTACCGCGCGGAGAAGACGTTGATCCTCAACTTCTTCGTGCACGACCCGTTCACGCTGGAGCCCTACAGCCGCGACCCCCGCAACATCGCCCGCAAGGCCGAGCAGTACCTCTCGGAGTCGGGCATCGCGGACAAGGCGCTCTTCGGCTCCGAGGCCGAGTTCTACGTGTTCGACTCGGTGCGTTTCGACGAGGGCCCGAACAAGTCGTTCGCCGAGGTCGACTCGGTCGAGGGCTGGTGGAACACCGGCCGCGAGGAAGAAGGCGGAAACCTCGGCTACAAGACCCGCATGAAGGGCGGGTACTTCCCGGTCTCGCCCTACGACCACTTCGCCGACCTGCGCGACAAGATGGCCGTGCAGATGCAGGAGTCCGGGTTCACCGTGGAGCGCGCCCACCACGAGGTCGGCACGGGCGGCCAGGCCGAGATCAACTACAAGTTCAACACGATGCTGCACGCCGCGGACGACCTGCAGCTGTTCAAGTACATCGTGAAGAACACCGCGTGGGAGAACGGCAAGACCGCGACCTTCATGCCGAAACCGCTGTTCGGCGACAACGGTTCGGGGATGCACACCCACATGTCGCTGTGGAACGACGGCGAGCCGCTGTTCCACGACGAGGCGGGCTACGCCAACCTCTCGGACATGGCTCGCCACTACATCGGCGGCATCCTGCACCACGCGCCGAGCCTGCTCGCGTTCACCAACCCGACAGTCAACTCGTACCACCGCCTGGTTCCGGGCTTCGAGGCACCGGTGAACCTGGTGTACTCGCAGCGCAACCGCTCCGCGTGCATGCGGATCCCGATCACCGGCACCAACCCGAAGGCCAAGCGCGTCGAGTTCCGCTGCCCCGACCCGTCGGGCAACCCGTACCTGGCGTTCGCCGCGATGCTCATGGCGGGCCTGGACGGCGTGAAGAACAAGATCGAGCCGCCGGAACCGATCGACAAGGACCTCTACGAGCTGCCTCCGGAGGAGGCCACCGGCGTCGCGCAGGTGCCGTCCAGCCTGGCGGAGGTCATCGACCGCCTGGAGGAGGACCACGACTACCTGCTCGAGGGCGGGGTGTTCACCGAGGACCTCATCCAGGAGTGGATCCAGCTCAAGCGGACGGACGAGATCGACCCGATCCGGCTGCGTCCGCACCCGCACGAGTTCGCGCTGTACTTCGACGTGTGA
- a CDS encoding RDD family protein, protein MTGSRRSGAGARRHGDADGAQHGDGAGARYNDATGEPRWRGERLGLPESGPGAAAPTGRRMVGFLLDITMSALVAALVTMPEYPGHWSLLAWALLSVVPVSLFGVTPGMALMGIWVARIDGSSMVGLWRAAVRCALTLLLIPAMVWNVDGRAWHDRLTGTLVLRR, encoded by the coding sequence ATGACCGGTTCCCGGCGGTCCGGGGCGGGTGCGCGGCGCCACGGCGATGCCGACGGCGCCCAGCACGGCGACGGCGCTGGTGCCCGATACAACGATGCCACTGGCGAGCCGCGCTGGCGAGGGGAACGCCTCGGCCTGCCCGAGAGCGGGCCGGGAGCGGCCGCGCCCACAGGACGGCGAATGGTCGGCTTCCTGCTCGACATCACGATGTCCGCGCTGGTCGCAGCACTGGTCACCATGCCGGAGTATCCGGGGCACTGGAGCCTGCTGGCGTGGGCGTTGCTGTCCGTGGTGCCGGTGAGCCTGTTCGGCGTCACCCCGGGCATGGCGCTCATGGGGATCTGGGTGGCACGGATCGACGGCTCGTCGATGGTGGGTCTGTGGCGGGCCGCCGTGCGCTGCGCGCTGACGCTGCTGCTCATCCCGGCCATGGTGTGGAACGTCGACGGCCGCGCGTGGCACGACCGCCTTACCGGCACTCTGGTGCTGCGTCGCTGA
- a CDS encoding DUF4191 domain-containing protein, whose amino-acid sequence MASQDKAAKKEARKQKRQASKARRQQLFQAFQMQRKEDKLLIPIMVGVLLGVTAVAFLLGLIWNMHWMFLPVGIAFGLLGAVIIFGRRVQRTVYRKAEGQPGAAGWALDNLRGKWRLTQAVAGTAQLDAVHRLIGRPGIVLVGEGTPHRLRNLMSQEKKRVSRVVGETPIYEVVVGNDENEVPLRKLQTHLSKLPRNISVAQIDSIENRLTALASRGNAMPKGPMPQGAKMRNMQRTMRRGR is encoded by the coding sequence ATGGCCTCGCAAGACAAAGCCGCCAAAAAAGAGGCGCGCAAGCAGAAACGGCAGGCGTCCAAGGCACGCCGCCAGCAGCTTTTCCAGGCGTTCCAGATGCAGCGCAAGGAGGACAAGCTGCTCATCCCGATCATGGTCGGGGTGCTGCTGGGCGTCACCGCGGTGGCGTTTCTGCTCGGCCTGATCTGGAACATGCACTGGATGTTCCTGCCGGTCGGCATCGCATTCGGCCTGCTCGGCGCGGTGATCATCTTCGGCCGCCGGGTGCAACGCACCGTCTACCGCAAGGCGGAAGGGCAGCCAGGGGCGGCCGGGTGGGCGCTCGACAACCTTCGCGGTAAGTGGCGGCTTACTCAGGCCGTCGCCGGCACGGCGCAGCTCGACGCGGTGCACCGGCTCATCGGGCGGCCCGGCATCGTCCTCGTCGGCGAAGGCACCCCGCACCGGCTCCGCAACCTCATGTCGCAGGAGAAGAAGCGCGTCTCCCGAGTCGTCGGCGAGACGCCGATCTACGAGGTCGTGGTCGGAAACGACGAGAACGAGGTTCCGCTGCGCAAGCTGCAGACGCACCTGTCGAAGCTGCCGCGCAACATCAGCGTCGCGCAGATCGACTCGATCGAGAACCGGCTCACCGCACTCGCCTCCCGCGGCAACGCCATGCCGAAGGGGCCGATGCCGCAGGGCGCGAAGATGCGGAACATGCAGCGGACGATGCGGCGCGGTCGATGA